A portion of the Juglans microcarpa x Juglans regia isolate MS1-56 chromosome 1D, Jm3101_v1.0, whole genome shotgun sequence genome contains these proteins:
- the LOC121235541 gene encoding E3 ubiquitin-protein ligase RHF1A-like, translating to MANIAPSSSPSSSLQNPVVSAASSSSGVPDDAFEESCSICLEPFIAADPATITSCKHEYHLHCILEWSQRSKECPICCQLLVLNDPASQELLAAVEIERRSRSRNIYSAPPTALHNFHEDFDVEHGTYYSEDSDFDERIMQRLSAAASRARYIHRRERHRSSGLGPSQVLAFTSPANMSPQTYMTSPEDYPNLRYGSPEGGSPSSGMPSAINFRPPGAVDVDLVPSTYLNRDNPVNPTIIYSQTPSDGPRRPSASEMFFPETLKSKLSAASARYKESISKSTRGFKEKLLARNNSVKELSKGVQREMNAGIAGVARMIERLDLTSKRTGSSIPVPNYTEGTSYFSFKGKGVEENVGVQSLNKSSGQVPRDLSPGATYISGAIVGKSEDPHVQSGH from the exons ATGGCAAATATTGCTCCCTCTTCTTCTCCGTCGTCTTCGTTGCAGAATCCGGTGGTTTCAGCTGCATCTTCTTCCTCTGGAGTTCCCGATGATGCTTTCGAAGAATCCTGCAGTATATGCCTCGAGCCCTTCATCGCTGCTGACCCTGCAACT ATTACGAGTTGCAAACATGAATATCATCTTCACTGTATCCTTGAATG GTCTCAAAGAAGTAAAGAATGCCCAATATGTTGCCAGTTACTTGTCTTAAATGACCCTGCCAg CCAAGAGCTTCTAGCTGCTGTGGAGATTGAAAGGCGTTCAAGGTCAAGGAACATTTATTCAGCTCCTCCCACAGCTCTTCATAATTTCCACGAGGACTTCGATGTCGAGCAt GGCACTTATTATTCAGAAGACTCTGATTTTGATGAGCGTATTATGCAACGTCTGTCTGCTGCTGCTAGTAGAGCTCGTTATATTCACAGAAGGGAAAGACACAGATCTTCTGGGCTTGGTCCTTCCCAAGTTCTTGCTTTCACCTCTCCTGCAAATATGTCACCGCAAACATACATGACCTCCCCAGAAGATTATCCAAATTTAAGGTATGGGTCACCCGAGGGTGGTTCACCATCTTCTGGCATGCCTTCTGCTATCAACTTTCGACCTCCAGGAGCGGTGGATGTTGATCTGGTCCCCAGTACTTATCTCAACAGAGACAACCCTGTTAATCCCAC AATTATTTATAGCCAGACACCATCTGATGGTCCAAGAAGACCAAGTGCATCTGAGATGTTCTTTCCAGAGACACTCAAATCTAAATTGTCTGCTGCTTCGGCCAG ATATAAGGAATCAATCTCAAAGAGTACCCGAGGCTTTAAGGAGAAGCTACTTGCTCGTAATAACTCAGTAAAGGAGCTAAGCAAAGGAGTTCAGCGTGAGATGAATGCAGGAATTGCTGGTGTTGCTCGAATGATTGAACGCCTAGATCTTACTTCAAAACGAACTGGATCCTCTATTCCTGTTCCCAATTATACTGAAGGCACTTCATACTTCTCCTTCAAAGGGAAGGGTGTGGAGGAAAATGTTGGTGTGCAGTCTCTTAACAAAAGTAGTGGGCAAGTTCCACGTGATTTAAGTCCGGGTGCAACCTATATCTCTGGTGCAATAGTGGGAAAATCAGAAGATCCTCATGTGCAG AGTGGACATTGA